Within the Syngnathoides biaculeatus isolate LvHL_M chromosome 13, ASM1980259v1, whole genome shotgun sequence genome, the region TGCTGAGCTGACAGACTGTATCCAGCGTAAGTATAGTTTCATTTCTCCCACTGTACTGAAGCTTTTTAGCATCTctcactctcactctctctctcggtCGACAAGTTAGAGAAATTTCACGAGTAACCCTAGGGCGTGTCGTTCATCTTTGTCAACTGTGGAGCAGTGAAGCCCACACAGCGTGCAAGTTGCATATCAGACAGGGCTTCGGAATGATTACaggtagccttttttttttttttttaaggcgcCTGTTGCATTACATATTGTGGGATTTATAGGTTGTGCATTGTCAAAACCTCATTttgtacaattaaaaatgttattgtggcATAAAAAGCATGataaacaggattttttttttttttaaagtaccaaTTCTAGTTGAACCAGGAAATGTTCTGCTTAAGAATCATAGACCTGATGTAAGTTTATGATGTTCAACTTCTTGCAAAAGAACACTAACAATATGCACAGATAACTTAGTGGTACATAAAAAGATAAGTGAAGGTTAAATTAAATTcacctttaaatgtttttacgTTTTAAGATCATCCTGAAGTTTCATCCCAATGACATGAACCTTTTGGGAGTAGTGTATTTAAATTGTCTATGTTTCAAATCCCTCTAGAATTTCTCCATGGGTTCTTCACATTGTATGGAAGTTTCATCCCATTGGAGAAGAGCGATGTGTTAAGACACCTGAAGAGAATGTTCAATGCAGATTTTACCGACAGGTGAATGTCCAAAAGAGGGGTGGTGGGTGGGACTTTGGAAGGCTGGCTACATCCTGATAAACACGTCTCATACAAACAAAAAGAGTTCATTCTTGCACTCACGCAGATTAACAAATCTGCTTTCATTTGCTGTCTTTGTGTCGTTGCCACTCCCCACCCCTCCAGATTTCAACTGACTTCTTTATCACATTGAAGGGAAATATTCAGCCTTCCAATTTCTCTGCTCTCTTTGGATATCATGTTTCATGCTGTGTTTTCCACTGTCTGTAGTCATGTGGCTATATTAACAGCAgtatcacgttttttttttttttttttttttttttttttagggtcaaTCCCTTTGTCATTGTTAATGTGTTGGGTCAATTTTTTAGCAAGGTTTCAGGAGACTTCAAATTGGATTATGATAATGACATAGATGTCCTAAAATAGATGTGTTTATTCAGTGTTTGGAAGTAGTTCATTTCTGCTTTAAATGTTTCATGTACTTGTACAGGAGACAGTTAATCTACGAGGTTGTCAAGCGCAGAATCTCTCCAACGCTGTGGCATCCTATTACCTCTTTCCAAGTGGTCTTCAAGAAACACACCCTGAGCCTGGATGATTTATCCACCCTGGCCAATCAGAATTGGCTCAACGACCAGGTTTCACATGCTCAGCATCTCAAGATTTGTCTTGCAATGCTAGGAATATGCAATAACACGTTGTTCCATCTTCCTGTAGGTTATTAACATGTATGGAGAATTGATTATGGAAGCTGCTCAAAACAAGGTAGTGACATTTGTTTACTACTTAAGCGGCGACAAAAGAGGACTCTTCTTCTGCTGTTGTACAATTTCCATTAAATGTCCCGGCTCTTTCTGTCATTCCCAGGTCCATTTTCTCAATAGTTTCTTCCATCGACAGCTCATGACCAAAGGTTATGATGGTGTTAAGAGATGGACAAAGCAGGTACTTTTACTTATCGTCTCCCATGTTTTTGTGGAATTTAATGGATGCTTCCCCTCTAAGAATATTTGTGCCAATATTAAAACTATGATCACAGAACACTTGGctatcatttcaaactcatcctCCAACATTCCTTCATAATAATTGGCTCACAAATTTCAAAGTTTAATAAATGGCCTCAAAAGGGCAAAAACACTATTTCAAAACTTGGAAAATATCAATTACTTTCCTATTCACCATTTCAATAGGTTTTTGACTTTGTGATGGAAGTACACTATTACCTTGACTTATGACTGCAGCAATGCTTAAGTTTCCCCAAGTCATGATATGTGTCATGGCAGTTTTGGGGGGTGCAGATAATGCTTCATACaagtaaaaagtaagtaagtttctttcggcttgtccctttcggggtcgccacagcgtgtcatctcagatgaacgcacatatgtttggcacaatttttacgccggatgcccttcctgacgcaacccttctcagggattAAATCCaccaatttctttttgtttttttaaactctctTCTCAAATGCACTAAGATCCCACAAGATGCTGCCAAATCCCTGTCTGGGTTGGAAAGTAGTATGAGTTGGTGTCAATGAAGTTTGTTGAAGGGACAGCTTGATTGAGCAAAGTCTAGTGTGGGTTCTGATTGGAGAGTTCACAAGTTCATAAATGATCGTAGCTACTTATTAAAACCAATGACACTCTTGTCTTCGTACAGTCACAACGTTGAAGATTGACACTTTTGCACAATCATACATATTCACTTATATCTCAGAAATAGCACCATTTATAATTTAATATTAATAACAGCATTTTGCTGTCTGTAATTGTATGAATGGAAAATGGCTGTCGCCTCCTGTCACTACAGCTCACAGATCCCTTTTGTTGAATTGCAACAATATTATGAGCCTGTGGCAAAACGGCAAAGCCCGTTTGGGTGACAAAGAAGGACTGTTTATAAAAGGAACTCTGAAAACATTAAGATGTGTTAGATTTTCATGGAACATGCGTATAATCCATTGGCGAAAATTCTGTATATCCAAAAATGTAATGAGCATCTTCAAAAAATCAATAAACTTCATTTGGGACTCCTAAGGGTACagacattttggcattaaaagatagaaaaatattatttaaccatttatttatttagaaaatTACGATATTCTGATCGATAAACCGCCATTAATCCAAATACTCATTCATAACAGTTGAGTTGAAAAGGAAATTGAATGGGCCATGTCATTGGCACTGTtgattgaaatacagtactgtatatgaaaatggcccaaatgttttatttttcctcactgTTGTCTTGTGCAGGTTGATTTGTTCTCCAAGAGCCTCTTGTTGGTACCCATCCATCTGGAGGTTCACTGGTGTCTGGTCACCACAGATATTGCACGCAAGAAGATCTGTTTGTTTGACTCTCAAGGGAGTGCACCACACCAAGTTGCACAGGTGAATTCCAATTTATCTGTCATCCCTCCCTCCGACAATACCATGGGTTGACTTTACTGTACCCACTTTTGTTTACCGCAGAACATCCTGAAGTACGTGACGGCGGAAGCGAGAGAGAAGCAACGCAC harbors:
- the LOC133510718 gene encoding sentrin-specific protease 5-like isoform X5; the protein is MSLYNASHGDVQNVHGSTGEVVRIIEEPLPNVEDKMSSKNTIPLKVEVDIAELTDCIQQFLHGFFTLYGSFIPLEKSDVLRHLKRMFNADFTDRRQLIYEVVKRRISPTLWHPITSFQVVFKKHTLSLDDLSTLANQNWLNDQVINMYGELIMEAAQNKVHFLNSFFHRQLMTKGYDGVKRWTKQVDLFSKSLLLVPIHLEVHWCLVTTDIARKKICLFDSQGSAPHQVAQNILKYVTAEAREKQRTSFVNGWAVSYNESVPQQTNENDCGVFVLEYSRCLALARPLCFSQRNIPKIRKRIYKELCGCKLYEQVQQ
- the LOC133510718 gene encoding sentrin-specific protease 5-like isoform X3, giving the protein MSLYNASHGDVQNVHGSTGEVVRIIEEPLPNVEDKMSSKNTIPLKVEVDIAELTDCIQLREISRVTLGRVVHLCQLWSSEAHTACKLHIRQGFGMITEFLHGFFTLYGSFIPLEKSDVLRHLKRMFNADFTDRRQLIYEVVKRRISPTLWHPITSFQVVFKKHTLSLDDLSTLANQNWLNDQVINMYGELIMEAAQNKVHFLNSFFHRQLMTKGYDGVKRWTKQVDLFSKSLLLVPIHLEVHWCLVTTDIARKKICLFDSQGSAPHQVAQNILKYVTAEAREKQRTSFVNGWAVSYNESVPQQTNENDCGVFVLEYSRCLALARPLCFSQRNIPKIRKRIYKELCGCKLYEQVQQ
- the LOC133510718 gene encoding sentrin-specific protease 5-like isoform X4, which encodes MRDVQNVHGSTGEVVRIIEEPLPNVEDKMSSKNTIPLKVEVDIAELTDCIQLREISRVTLGRVVHLCQLWSSEAHTACKLHIRQGFGMITEFLHGFFTLYGSFIPLEKSDVLRHLKRMFNADFTDRRQLIYEVVKRRISPTLWHPITSFQVVFKKHTLSLDDLSTLANQNWLNDQVINMYGELIMEAAQNKVHFLNSFFHRQLMTKGYDGVKRWTKQVDLFSKSLLLVPIHLEVHWCLVTTDIARKKICLFDSQGSAPHQVAQNILKYVTAEAREKQRTSFVNGWAVSYNESVPQQTNENDCGVFVLEYSRCLALARPLCFSQRNIPKIRKRIYKELCGCKLYEQVQQ